The Caldisericia bacterium genome includes a region encoding these proteins:
- a CDS encoding N-acetylmuramoyl-L-alanine amidase: MGIKLISVLLIIFLIFPFINVYSEERIEVIITPPTNIRSGPGLENEILITITERTVLKVIAEAKDKDGRVWYKVKPPQIGKEGWVASWVVEVRKIEEKPVNDIEVIITPPTNIRSGPGLENEILITITERTVLKVIAEAKDKDGRVWYKVKPPQIGKEGWVASWVVEVRKAKEEEKENAGVIKEYTNLRTGPSISYEVIKKIEPDTKVSVLGMAYNSSSEIWYFVKTGDDAGWVFSEKIRLIHIDKVVDTKSVDKKITLKEEKTLYDGPSEDMKTEDTLPKASVVTVIGVALILPDIQFFEITYKGRIYWIKEKETHGEKPEEKKEIQINNVKYRVEENAVVIEIESSKEIKEYKETLLTNPLRLVLDISNSLLLSGSFSKEIDTSGVLRVRGAQFQLNPPITRIVVDLEKNLKYDIKKTSSGLSITIFTKGIPPGYKIYLSQDLLYIFPAPFEKNNTLYIPLKSLLESLGIVYKWDKDKKEIEYRIVGKSIIIKDLKVVEKGDEKREFKQKPYFSKDEVFVPLSFIPYILEVGVYYNKETKSLYLDPYILKLDLNKESSLKATLTIFTSHEVKFTKVVKENEIILKINGLPSPNRNFKDYDVVKNISTTPRKNSSSPVTELILKNQEGYKSISIKGIKSPPGIQIVWSKEKGKGLKGKLIVLDPGHGAYTEGIYYDTGAVGPSGSYESKLVLDIANRVKELLLNEGARVVMTRMKENDRSTPHLDERVEIANSSGGDLFISFHLNASTSPDAHGTETYYFHPFSYKFAEIVQNKIVNVLNTTDRGVKRKGFEVVKDVVTMPSVLIEFLFITNPEEEKMILNPDIREKLAEAVFESIKEYFGE; the protein is encoded by the coding sequence ATGGGTATTAAATTAATCTCTGTCCTTTTAATAATTTTCCTTATCTTTCCGTTTATAAATGTCTATTCAGAGGAAAGGATAGAGGTTATAATCACACCTCCAACAAATATAAGGAGTGGGCCTGGGCTTGAGAATGAGATTCTCATTACTATAACAGAGAGAACTGTTTTAAAGGTTATTGCTGAGGCAAAGGATAAGGATGGGAGGGTGTGGTATAAGGTTAAACCCCCTCAGATTGGAAAGGAGGGGTGGGTTGCATCATGGGTTGTTGAGGTGAGGAAGATTGAGGAAAAACCTGTGAATGATATAGAGGTTATAATTACTCCTCCAACAAATATAAGGAGTGGACCTGGGCTTGAGAATGAGATACTTATAACTATAACAGAGAGAACTGTTTTAAAGGTTATTGCTGAGGCAAAGGATAAGGATGGGAGGGTGTGGTATAAGGTTAAACCCCCTCAGATTGGAAAGGAGGGGTGGGTTGCATCATGGGTTGTTGAGGTGAGGAAGGCTAAGGAAGAAGAAAAAGAAAATGCAGGTGTTATAAAGGAGTATACAAACTTAAGGACAGGACCATCCATCTCTTATGAGGTAATTAAAAAGATTGAACCAGATACAAAGGTATCTGTTTTAGGTATGGCTTATAACTCCTCCTCTGAAATATGGTACTTTGTTAAAACTGGAGATGATGCAGGATGGGTCTTTTCTGAAAAGATAAGGTTAATCCATATTGATAAAGTGGTTGATACAAAATCTGTAGATAAAAAGATCACTCTTAAAGAGGAGAAAACTTTATATGATGGACCATCAGAGGATATGAAAACAGAAGATACCCTACCCAAGGCTTCCGTTGTTACAGTAATTGGAGTTGCTTTGATATTACCGGACATTCAATTCTTTGAGATAACCTATAAGGGAAGAATATACTGGATAAAGGAGAAGGAAACTCATGGGGAAAAACCAGAGGAGAAAAAGGAAATCCAGATAAACAATGTAAAGTATAGAGTGGAGGAAAATGCAGTTGTAATTGAAATAGAAAGTAGTAAGGAGATAAAAGAGTATAAAGAGACCCTGTTAACAAATCCTTTAAGATTGGTTCTTGATATTTCAAATTCTTTACTCCTCTCAGGTAGTTTCTCCAAAGAGATTGACACATCTGGAGTTTTAAGGGTAAGGGGGGCTCAATTTCAATTAAATCCACCCATTACAAGAATTGTTGTTGATCTTGAAAAGAATTTAAAGTATGACATAAAGAAAACTTCAAGTGGCTTATCCATAACAATATTCACCAAAGGTATTCCCCCAGGATATAAAATATACCTATCTCAAGACCTCTTGTATATCTTTCCCGCTCCCTTTGAAAAGAATAATACCTTATACATACCACTGAAATCACTACTTGAGTCTCTTGGCATAGTCTATAAATGGGATAAAGATAAAAAGGAAATAGAGTATAGAATTGTGGGAAAAAGCATAATAATTAAAGACTTGAAAGTTGTTGAGAAGGGTGATGAAAAAAGAGAATTTAAGCAAAAACCTTACTTTTCAAAGGATGAAGTTTTTGTTCCCCTTTCCTTTATACCTTACATATTAGAAGTTGGGGTTTACTATAACAAAGAGACAAAAAGTCTGTATCTTGACCCATACATCCTTAAACTTGATTTAAACAAGGAATCTTCTCTAAAGGCAACTTTAACAATCTTTACTTCACATGAGGTAAAATTTACAAAGGTGGTTAAGGAGAATGAAATAATTTTAAAGATAAATGGACTCCCTTCTCCAAACAGGAATTTTAAAGATTACGATGTGGTTAAAAATATCTCCACAACGCCAAGAAAAAATTCATCCTCTCCTGTAACAGAACTTATTTTAAAAAATCAGGAAGGATACAAATCTATATCCATAAAGGGAATTAAATCCCCTCCAGGAATTCAAATTGTATGGTCCAAAGAGAAGGGGAAGGGACTTAAAGGGAAACTCATTGTCCTTGATCCTGGTCACGGTGCCTATACTGAAGGAATCTACTACGATACAGGAGCAGTTGGACCATCTGGCTCCTATGAAAGTAAACTTGTCCTTGATATTGCAAATAGGGTGAAGGAACTTCTCCTTAATGAAGGAGCAAGGGTAGTAATGACAAGGATGAAGGAAAATGATAGATCCACCCCTCACCTTGATGAGAGGGTAGAGATTGCAAATTCCTCTGGTGGAGACCTTTTTATATCCTTTCACCTAAATGCCTCTACATCACCTGATGCCCATGGAACTGAGACATACTACTTCCATCCCTTCAGCTACAAATTTGCAGAGATAGTTCAAAATAAAATAGTGAATGTCTTAAACACAACAGATAGGGGGGTAAAGAGAAAAGGATTTGAGGTTGTAAAAGATGTGGTAACCATGCCATCAGTTCTTATTGAATTTCTCTTCATAACAAATCCAGAGGAGGAGAAGATGATACTCAATCCTGACATAAGAGAAAAGTTGGCAGAGGCAGTTTTTGAATCCATAAAGGAGTACTTTGGTGAGTAA